In Papaver somniferum cultivar HN1 chromosome 1, ASM357369v1, whole genome shotgun sequence, a genomic segment contains:
- the LOC113313572 gene encoding O-fucosyltransferase 36-like, with protein MDRESPSDEEEDKQTLIHSHERTSKNMNTTSTFEIGDLQNKVFHSASSIRFNKRYLLAICLLPVVLILYFSIDVGNLFRNVTSTSSDLSNRMREAELRALYMLREQQLGLLHLWNHTTLVHNDNNTVAATARNELEEFTSEILKQIRVNKEIQQALLSSHRVGSNSSEEVFDGNVLGAGSRVGRCRKVDYGSERRAIEWKPKPNKYLFAICVSGQMSNHLICLEKHMFFAALLDRVLVIPSSKVDYLYSRVLDIEHINKCFGRKVVVSFEEFAETKKNHLHIDRFICYVSLPQPCYVDDERIKKLKGLGLSMGKLETAWVDEDIKKPNKKVVGDITAKFSSNDDVLAIGDVFYADVEEKWVMQPGGPLAHSCKTLIEPSKLIMLTAQRFIQTFLGKNFIALHFRRHGFLKFCNAKTPSCFFPIPQAADCITRVAERAAAPVIYLSTDAAASETDLLQSLIVVNGKAVPLVKRPARNIAEKWDALLYRHGIEGDSQVEAMLDKTICAMASAFIGASGSTFTEDILRLRKDWGSASVCDEYLCHDELPNFIADNE; from the exons ATGGATAGAGAATCCCCatcagacgaagaagaagataaacaaaccctaattcattCACACGAAAGAACTTCCAAAAACATGAATACCACATCAACTTTCGAAATTGGGGATCTTCAGAACAAGGTTTTTCATTCCGCCAGTAGCATCCGATTCAATAAGAGGTATTTGTTAGCGATCTGTCTTCTTCCTGTTGTTTTAATTCTTTATTTTTCAATTGATGTTGGAAATTTGTTTCGTAATGTTACTAGTACTAGTAGTGATTTGTCGAATCGAATGAGAGAAGCTGAGTTACGAGCTTTGTATATGTTAAGAGAACAACAATTAGGGCTTTTACATTTGTGGAATCACACTACATTGGTTCATAATGATAATAACACGGTTGCGGCGACGGCTAGAAATGAGCTTGAAGAATTTACATCTGAGATTTTGAAGCAGATTAGAGTAAATAAAGAGATTCAACAAGCATTGTTGTCGTCTCATCGAGTAGGGAGTAATTCGTCGGAGGAGGTGTTTGATGGGAATGTGCTAGGGGCGGGGTCTCGTGTTGGTAGGTGTAGGAAAGTGGATTATGGGTCGGAGAGAAGGGCGATTGAGTGGAAACCCAAACCGAATAAGTATTTGTTTGCCATATGTGTGTCGGGACAAATGTCGAATCATTTGATTTGTTTAGAGAAACATATGTTTTTTGCTGCTTTATTAGACAGGGTACTGGTGATTCCGAGTTCGAAAGTCGATTATCTGTATAGCCGGGTGTTGGATATTGAGCATATTAATAAGTGCTTTGGGAGGAAAGTGGTGGTTTCCTTTGAAGAGTTTGCGGAAACGAAGAAGAATCATTTGCATATAGATAGGTTTATTTGTTACGTTTCGTTGCCTCAGCCTTGTTATGTGGATGATGAGCGTATCAAGAAGTTGAAAGGATTGGGGTTGTCTATGGGGAAGCTTGAAACTGCTTGGGTTGATGAGGATATTAAGAAACCGAATAAAAAGGTTGTTGGAGATATTACAGCCAAGTTCTCTTCTAATGATGATGTGCTTGCAATAGGAGACGTATTTTATGCTGATGTGGAAGAAAAGTGGGTAATGCAGCCTGGTGGTCCGCTTGCTCACAGCTGCAAGACATTGATTGAACCAAGTAAGCTTATTATGCTTACAGCTCAGCGTTTTATCCAGACTTTCTTGGGGAAGAACTTCATTGCTCTTCATTTCCGTCGACATGGATTCCTGAAGTTCTG CAATGCTAAAACTCCGAGTTGCTTCTTCCCCATTCCTCAAGCAGCGGATTGTATTACACGAGTGGCCGAGAGAGCTGCTGCACCAGTCATTTATCTTTCAACAGATGCAGCAGCAAGTGAAACTGATCTTCTTCAGTCACTAATTGTGGTGAATGGGAAGGCTGTTCCACTTGTCAAGCGACCAGCTCGAAATATTGCTGAGAAATGGGATGCTTTACTATACAGGCATGGCATAGAAGGAGATAGTCAG GTTGAAGCAATGCTGGATAAGACAATTTGTGCTATGGCTTCTGCCTTCATTGGGGCATCAGGGTCGACATTCACCGAGGACATATTAAGGCTTCGGAAAGATTGGGGGTCTGCATCAGTTTGTGATGAATATCTTTGCCACGACGAGCTACCAAACTTCATAGCAGACAATGAATAA